TCGGGTGTCCCGGGCAGGTCGCGGCACCGGTCGAGGAGGTCGGCGACCTCGGCCGATGGCGCGCGCTCGACGGTCGCCCGATCGAGGATCGTGGCCTCCGGGATGCGGGCGCTCCACAGCTCGGCGTGCCACGCGTGGCGGTGGCTCTGCGCCGCGAGCCGCCCGACGACGTGCGCCTCCGGGGTGGTCGTGCACCACCCGCCGACCAGCTCGAAGAGGCGGGCGCTCACCCACGCGGCACCGCCGGCGCGCGCCGCGAGCTCGTGGAGGGTCAGTGGCGGGGGTGTCGGCACGGGCGGCGACCCTACCGGGCGGCCGGGACCGGGCACCGGCGCAGCGGGCACACGGGCACCTCGCACAGGCGGCAGATCGTCTGCGGGTCCTCGTGCACGACGGCCTCGGTGCGCAGGACCCGATCGAGGAGCAGCTCGAGGTGGCGTCGATCGGACACCGACAGGCCGGCCAGCGCCCGACCGAGGACGGCCCGACGCTGCTCGTGGACCCGCAGCGCGCGACGGCGGCCGCGCGCGGTGAGGTGCACGGCCACCTCGCGGTCGTCGCCTCCCGGGCGGCGCACCACGAGTCCGTCGTCGACGAGGCGGTCGACGAGACGCACGGTCGCCGAGTGGCTGAGGCCGATGTGGGAGCGGAGCACCTCGATCGTGCAGCCCGGCCGCCGCATGAGGAGGGAGAGGGCCGCCGGGCCCGACGCCCCGTGTCCCGCGGCGTCCGTCGTCACCCGGTCGATCTCGTCGGAGAGGCTCGTCGCGAGCGCTCCCAGCAGGTTCTCCGCTCGGCCTCGCATCCGGCCATCATATGCACGACGCACATGAGTTCGAACGCGAAACCCCAGGTGAGAGGGTGGCGAGGTGTGAGGAGCGGCACGTCGGGTTCGCCGTCGGGGCCCCATGGGTATGGTCGGGACGCCGCCCCGAGCGGCTCCAGCTGTGCCAGTCGTTGACTCGGCAGGTGCGGCGTGCCATGCACGCGACCCACCAGAGACATGGACCCAGACGACGAGGACCACCCGTCGATCACCTTCCGGCCACCGACGCCCGACGACGCTCGGGTGGTGTGGCAGATGGCCCGGGACTCCGGCGCCCTCGACCTCAACTCCCCCTACGCGTATCTGCTGGTCTGCGACCACTTCGCGGCGACGAGCCTCGTCGCCGAGGAGCCAGACGGGCGTCTCGTGGGGTTCGTGGCGGCCTACCGACCGCCCACCGAACCCGACGTGGTGTTCGTGTGGCAGATCGCCGTCGATCCCG
This portion of the Actinomarinicola tropica genome encodes:
- a CDS encoding MarR family winged helix-turn-helix transcriptional regulator; translation: MRGRAENLLGALATSLSDEIDRVTTDAAGHGASGPAALSLLMRRPGCTIEVLRSHIGLSHSATVRLVDRLVDDGLVVRRPGGDDREVAVHLTARGRRRALRVHEQRRAVLGRALAGLSVSDRRHLELLLDRVLRTEAVVHEDPQTICRLCEVPVCPLRRCPVPAAR
- the ectA gene encoding diaminobutyrate acetyltransferase, producing MDPDDEDHPSITFRPPTPDDARVVWQMARDSGALDLNSPYAYLLVCDHFAATSLVAEEPDGRLVGFVAAYRPPTEPDVVFVWQIAVDPARRGHGIAQRMLHALVDRLLPLGVLGLTATVTPGNEPSRRLFQSLARDRRTRFEERPLYDEELFPGEGHEAEHRVLIAPLAPTAPT